A region of the Methanobrevibacter ruminantium M1 genome:
GTCCACCTATGACCACTATCGTTTATATGCTGGCACCTGAAAAATTGGTTGGTGTAAACTTCCAATGGACTGATGAGGAACTAAAATATGTTCCGGATCAGTATAAGGATAAATTCCCAGTTATCGGTGGATGGTTTGGAAGTCAAGACGGTAATTATGAAGAGTTTATTGCTTCTGAGCCTAATTTGGTTATTGAAGGTATTGATGAAGGAATGGGTGTTGACCTATCAACTGTTGAAGAAAGACAGGAGAAGTTTGGTTCACTTCCTGTAGTGGCTGTAACTGACAATACAAATGTTACAAAGATAGACAATACGATAGAGTTCTTAGGCAAGCTTTTAGGTGCTGAAGATAAGGCAAATGAGTTAATTGCTTTTAATGATAAGTATTTGTCTCAAGTTCAATCCACTGCAAGCAGCATTCCAGATTCTGAGAAAAAATCTGTTTATTATGCTTCTGGTGAGGATGGATTATCCACTTATGCAAGTGGCGCTTCACATGGTCAATTGATTTCTCTTGTTGGAGGCAAAAACGTAGCAGACACTGAAGTTAAGGATAGCGGAAGTGAATTGACTGTTTCCATTGAACAGGTAATGTCTTGGAATCCTGATGTTATTATAGCCACAGATGAGGACTTTTATAATAAGGTTTATAATGATTCCAAATGGGCTAGCGTAAAGGCAGTTAAGGACCATAGAGTATATCTTTCTCCACAGTCTCCATTTAAGTGGTTTGATAGGCCACCAGGTGCTAATATAATTATAGGAGTTCCTTGGACTGCTAAGGTTATTTATCCAGATAAATATTCCAATATAGATATGGTTGGAGCTACTAAAGAGTTTTATAGCAATTTCTATCATTATGGCTTAAGTGATGAACAGGCTAAAGAGATTCTAACTTCTTCTGGTCTAAAGGGGTCTGATTTGTAGTTATTAACTTAATTGTTTGAGTTTGATTTAAGTTATTAGATCTCAAACTATAAGTTTTTAATTTTTATTAATTTTTTATAATTAATAAGTATCATTCTAAATGTTTCGATAGGAGTTTATTTGCTTTCTTATCGATTCTTTTTTTATTATGTCGAATTATTTTAAGGATTTGTATATATGAGTGAAAATTCTTCCTTTTCTGTGGATAATCTGGTTATTTATCTGCTGCTAATAGCATTGCCAATCTTTTTGTTCTTTGTATCATTTATGTTAGGTAGATATCCTGTGGCACCTATAGATGTTATAAAGACCATTCTAAGTCCTATATTTCCATCTTTGGCTGTGTCTCCTGAATTGAATTCCATCGTCTTTACAATAAGGCTGCCTAGGATTATAGCGGCTTTGCTTGTTGGTGCTGCCTTATCTATAGCTGGAGCTTCATTTCAGGGAATATTTAAAAACCCTCTTGTCTCTCCTGATCTTTTAGGAGTATCTATGGGAGCAGGTTTTGGAGCGGCCATTGCTATTTTAGCAAATGCTGGAAATGCTTTGATTCAACTTTCTGCCTTTGTCTTTGGTCTTATTGCAGTATTCATTACATTTTCAATATCAAAGACATATAAGGCCGGAGGAATTTTACTCCTTGTGCTCTCTGGTACTGCAGTCTCTGCATTCTTCAATGCATTGATTTCAGGAGCCAAATTTATGGCAGATCCTTATGATAAATTGCCTCAGATTACCTATTGGCTTATGGGCAGTCTCTCTGCAGTTAATTTTGATAAGCTGGCAATGATAATCATTCCATTGGTGCTGGGAATAATTGTCGTCATGATTTTAAGATGGCATTTGAATGTCCTCTCTATGGGTGATGAGGAAGCCCAATCATTGGGATTGAACCCATCAAGACTTAGATTGATTGTTATTATTGCCTGTACTTTAGTAACATCTGCTGCAGTTTCAATCAGTGGAATTATAGGGTGGATAGGTCTTGTTGTTCCTCATATGACTCGTATAATTGTAGGTCCAGACCATAAGATACTTATTCCAGCTTCATTAAGCATAGGGGCAAGTTTCCTATTGCTCATTGACAATATTTCAAGAACTTTCATATCAATTGAAATTCCTATTGGTATTTTAACTGCAATTATTGGTGTTCCTTTATTCCTTTACTTGCTTAGAAAAGGCTATTCTGAGTGGAATTAGTATGGAGAGTGGATTTATTTGCTTAAGAATTGGCTATTCTGAGTGGAATTAATTTTTTGGAGAGTTTCTATGACAAAATTAGTAGAAGTTAAAGATGTTTCATTTTCCTATGACAAGGATTCTCCGATTGTCTTTGAGAATATTAATTTCTCAATTGAAAAGGGGGATGTATTATGTATTCTCGGTCCAAATGGAACAGGCAAAACAACTTTGATAAAGACATTGAACGGTCTTCATAAGGTTAATTCCGGTGAGATACTCTTAAATGGAACTAATATCAAGGAGCTTTCATTCAATGACATTGCAAAGCTTGTTGGATATATTCCTCAGGGACATATTCCTTCTTTTCCTTTTAAGGTATTCGATGTTGTATTGATGGGCAGGTCTCCTTATATCAATCTTACAGCTTCTCCAAGGGAGGAAGATAAGGAAATTGCTCTTAACGCTCTTAAGACTCTTGGAATAGAAGACTTGAAGGACAAAAGCTATACCAATCTAAGTGGAGGAGAAAGACAATTGGTCTTTTTGGCAAGGGTATTGGCTCAAGAGCCAGACCTTTTAATTCTTGATGAGCCTACAAATCATTTGGACTTTGGAAATCAGATAAAACTTCTTGAAATGATTGAACAACTGTCCGAGCTTGGCCTTGCAGTCATCATGTCTTCACATTATCCAGATCATGCATTTTTAGCAGCTTCTAAGGTAGCAATCATGAAAGACAAGAGCTTTATTGATTTTGGAACTCCAGAAGATGTTTTAACTGAAGAGAACTTGAATAAGGCATATGGCATAGATGTTAAGCTTGTTGAATTGGAAGACGATAGAAAAATATGTGTTCCTTTAAGGACTAATTTGGAGTTGGTTATGTCTAATTATTCTAAGAAGTACTCTAAGGATTGATTTGCGGTTGCTTATGACTGATTATTCTAAGAAGTACTCTAAGGATTGATTTGGGGTTGCTTATGACTGATTATTCTAAGAAGTACTCTAAGGATTGATTATTTAAAAGTAATTATATAGTATAAAAATTATAATTTAATTAATTAGAAAAAATTCTTTAAAGAAAATTTATTTAGTTTATTTTAACAAAGTTTTGATTATTTTATTTAAAACTTTATAAAAAACTTAAAAAGTATTTATTATTAAGTATGGTGTTAATATGGTAAGTGTAGAAGACTATGAAGAACAATTAGCTAAAGCTGGTGAATTCCACGGAGAAATCTGTGGTGGAATAGCTATCGGCACTAAACTTGCAATGTATGGTATGGAATTAATGGGCTTTGAATTAAACAAACGTCATAAAAACCTTATTGTATTTTTAGAAATCGACAGATGCATGTCTGATGCAGTTCAATCAGTCACTAAATGTTCTATGGGTAAAAGATCTCTTAAGCAAATGTATTATGGTAAATTTGCAGTGACTTTCTATAATATGGACACAGGGGAAGCCATTAGGGTTTCCGATGCAGATGCCAATAAGCAAGAAAAGAAAAGAGAAACCAGAGATGAAATGATTGAAAGATTTAAAAGAACTCCTGCTGAAGAGCTATTCAATGTGGAAAAGGTTCATGTTGAATTGCAACCTTCTCAAATGCCTGGAAAACCTCATACCAGTGTATTCTGTTCAGTATGTGGTGAAAAGGTTACTGACGGTCGCCATGTAAACCGTGGCGGTAAGCCTGTATGTATTCCATGTGCAGAAGGCGCTTATTATGAGTTAATAGATGAATAATTTCATCTTTATTTCTTTTTTTTATAATTCTATTTTTTCTTAATTTTTCTAATTCTCTTTTTTCAGTATCTGTTATTTTATCATATTTTAAATTTTTTTAATTTTTGGCTTTTTTATTTATTTTCTCTATGTTTATATGTAGATAGCATTTCTTATTTTTTTATAATTTTTATATAATTTTCATTATTTTAAATATTCGATTAATTAAATTGACTAAATAATATTTGATTTATAAATTTAGTATGGCTATTTTTATTTTAATTGCATCTAAAATGAATCATAAAATTTATATGTATTTTCCGACAATATTTTTTTAGAATTGATGGTGATTGATAAGGCATTCTTTTAGAATATCTTTACAAAGTTTTAAAATTTAGTCATCAAAAAATAGTTTAAAAAGAAAAAGGAGTAAAATAGATTAAATAAAAAAAGAAAGTAATATGTTTCAAATAAAGAAAAATAAAGAAAAAAATAAAAAATAAAAAATAAAATTAATTATTTTTTATTTAATTTGGAATCTCTGAATCTGGAACGTCATAAGCATAAACAACACTATAAATTCTATCCACCACATTTATCAAAGATCCTACAGATATTTCAATTGTGTTATTGCTGTCTAGGTAGTTTGACTTATCAAAGCTGAATGTACCTGTACCGTTTTCCACATAGAAATGAACTTCGGCCTTTTTGTCTGTATTTCTATTTATTGTGGCATAGATGTCGAATTTAGCGAGATTGATTGCAAAAGTGCCGTTTTTATAGAAATTGATTTTATAAGTTCCATTTTCATATTCAAGGGTGTTGAACTTGATTGTAGTGGACTTGATTCTAGGACACATTGTTCCAACCCCTACAATGCCGGTTTCATAGTCCCAGGTTCTAAGATTGTTTACGCCGTACCAGTTTGGATCTATCTTTAGCTTCATGCTGTCGTCCCATTGGCCGGCTCCATAGATTCCATTTGGATTTGCGCTCATTTCACCAAGAATCATTAGGCTAGGGCCTTCTGCATTTCTATAGATTGCATTGTCAGTTACCACTGGTTCAATTGCATTTTCTGCCAGGTCATAGCCTTCGTTGAATCTGATTCCTTCAAGTGAGTTGTCTGCAATCAGATTTCTTGTGATGACGATTCCTGTGCTCTTGTTTGCATCAACGGAAATTCCCATATAATTATTGCTGATATTGTTATCTGTGATTGTTATATTGGTTGCTGAATTATTAAGGAATGCTCCATAGCCTCTAGGGCCTTCTGGAACCTCTTCTGTGTACCATCCGATATTGTCAATTATTGTATTGTTGTAAATTTGGGTGTTGGAGTTTCCAAATCCGTATTTGATACCATAATTGTTTTCAGTAATGGTATTTTCTCTTATCACTGCATCATCGCTGTATTCCATATAGATTCCGCTTTCAAAGTGGTCTATATTGTTTTGTTCAATCAATGTTGCTTTGCTGTTTAATATTTCAATTCCATGCCCTGGAAGTATTGTGCTTCCATTATTGTAATCAGTCATTTTAGATGAATCCAATATGTTGCTTATTGTGTTTCCATCTATCACTGCTTCTTTTGTATTGTTAAGGATTATTCCATATCCTTCCCCATCTGTGGAGTTTACATTTATATTAAAGAAGCTTACTCCAATATTACCCCCTCTTAAATTGAAAACAGGGCTTGCTGATTTTCCATTTAATGTGGTATTTACGTCTGTGTAGATTAATAAGGTTTTGTTAATGTTTAGATTGACATCGTCGTAACTGTCACCTAAGAATTTTACATCATAATTTGGCTTAATTTCATCTATGATTCTTTGAATCTCGTCGTTTTTAAGGCCTTTATCGATATAAGCGGTTTCTATCTCATCTGTTATTGTGATTGAATTTGTGTTTGTTTTTGCATTGTACTGATCGTTTCCTAAGAATTTTGTGCTGATATTTTTATCATAGGCAAGATTTATTGTAAGATATGCTAAGCCATCTGCATCTGTGGTTCTGTTATATGTCTTCTTGCCGATAGTGAAGCTTATCTTTTCATTTTCCAATGGAATATTGTTTTTATCAGTAAGCTTTGCGCTGAACATTTGTCCTGATTTGTTGATATATGTTCTGTTGTAAGTTGTAAGTTCTGCAGCTGCTTTTGCTATTGTTATTGTATTTTCGGCACTTGCTGATGAATATGTGTCATCTCCGGCATACTTTGTTGTAATTGGGTATTTCTTAGTGTTTGCAAGGTTTATCTTTAAGCTTGCTTGACCATTTTCATTTGTAGTTCTTGTGTATGTTTTTTTGCCTAATGTGAAGCTTATTTCCTTGCTTGCTATTGGATTGCTGTTTGCATCCTTTAGGGTGACTGTGAAATTTTCACCGGATTTAGGAATGTAGGTCTTATCTGAGCTTTCGATATTTACTTTGTTTGCACCAGTTTTGATTGTTATTGTATTGGACTTTGAAACCTCGTTGTATTGGCTTGTCTTTTCGGATTTTGTAGTTATTGTGTATTTTCCAGTGTTTGCAAGGTTTATCTTTAAGCTTGCTTGACCATTTTCATCTGTAGTTCTTGTGTATGTTTTTTTGCCTAATGTGAAGCTTATTTCTTTATTTGCTATTGCCTTGTTGTTTGCATCCTTTAGGGTGACTGTGAAATTCTCTCCGGATTTTGGCAATAGATCTATGTTTGAGCTTTCTATTTTAGGGGTTTGTTTTTTAACGGTTAATTTAATTGTTTTTGAGCTTTTATTATAGTTTTCACTGCCTTTAAAGTTGATGTTGACAGTGTATGTCTTTGGATTTGATAGGCTTACCTTAAGATTTGCCTCACCGTTTTCGTCTGTAGTTCTTGTATATGTTGTTGAAATTCCAGAGATCTTGAATTGAAGGCTTTCTCCAGCTACAGGATTTCCGTTTTCATCAGTTAATCTTGCAGTAATCTTGTTTCCAGAGTTTGGAACAAGACTCATATCTGTTGCATTGATTGTGGTGTTTCTATAGCTTCCAGGGATATCTGAGTCATTTACATCAAAGGTCGCATATGGGTTGATGGTATATACATTATAAAGCCCTGGGAAACATGCGGTTATCTTATTTCCACTTTCTTTAAACTCTTTGTCTGTAAGATTTACAGTTGCAGTTCCGTTTTCCATTAGGACAGTTTTATAGATGTCTCCGCTTTGAGGCTCTGCATCGGTATTGTTTTTATTTAAATAGAAAGTCACATATATTGAGCTTATGTCGCTTGCAACGATGCCGTTGACATCTACAATCGAAACAGAGTATACTCCTTTTTTGACTTGGCTGATTGGACTGATCTCTAACTTATAGACCTCAGTTCCCCAAGTGGTGCTTGGAGCTTTAAAGAGAGTGGATCCGCAAACGGTTTCGTCTCTGTAGAATGCATATCCAAGGTAGACTACAGTCTTTCCAATGTCCCAGTCTCCATTTCCGTCCCCCACATAGACGTATAGATCATTTTCGCTGTCGTAAGTGAATGGGCCTCCGGCATATTTGCTGTATTCGATATGGTATGTGATTCTTTCGGTATGTCCTAAATAGTAATTGTTATTGTTTATCTCTAGGGTTTCAGCTCCTCTGGATGCATCCATATTTCTTACACGATAGTCGTTTAGGACTCCGTATTGTCCGTTTTGCTTGAGGAAGTTTCCTTTGATTTCAACTTTGGTGATATTTGAGTTAACATATATTCCAGCTCCGCTTGAGCTTTTAGAATTTTGATTGTGACCAATGAAGTTGTTTAGGATGTATACATAATCTCCAGAGTAGAGGTCTATTCCGCTATGCTGGTTATATGTGATATTGTTAGTGTGAATAGTTGTATCGTTGTTATTTATTCCTACATTGACACCTGTGACCTTGTTGTTTGTTATGTTATTGTTTGTTACGGTTGTTTTGCTTGAACCTGTAATGTTTATTCCAATGTTTGAATCCTTAATTAGGCAGTCAGCTATTTTTGTGTTTGTGGCATTTTCTATTCTTATTCCGTCACCGTCGCTGACTGTATTGATTGTACAGTTGATTATTTCTACATTCTCTGCTCCTCTTATGAGTATTCCATAGTCGTCATAGTCACCATATGTGTTTGTTAGATTGAATCCCTTTAGGACTGTTCCGCTAGCTTCAGGGCTTATGTAGAATATTCCATGTGCACCAGAGCCTTTTGTATTTGAAGGGCATGGGCTCATTGATGTTCCAATCTCGCTTATTATTGTCAGTGGCTTGTTAACTATGAAATGGCAGTGAACATATGACTTTCCGGTTATTATGATTGTATCTCCAGCATTTGCACTGTCTATAGCGCTTTGAATGGTTGGATTAGACATTTGGTTTTCATCTGAGCCGTCTACAGTGATTGTGGAGGATAGCTTGCTTGATTTTAGATTGGATTTTGCATTGCTTTGTTCTAATTCGTCTTCCCTAATCTGATTAGATTTATTTAAATTTGAATCTAGTTCTGTTTCTCTATTTAGGTTTGAATTGTCTATTCTTATGTCAGTTGGATTGTTTATATTGGAGTTATCGACATTATCGACATTATCAATATTAGCGATATCCTCATTATTATCAATATTATTTATATTATCCATATTAATTTCTTCATTATCCGTTGCAACAACAGATCCTATGCTTATTATTGTAATCAGTAATAATAAAGAAATTAATATTAAACTCTTATTCTTCATATTTCTCACTTTCTAATTATATCAGATTTAATATTTAATATTTATTTTTTTTTAAATTATACAATTATTAAATACTTAATGATTATCTTTGCAGTTTGATAAAAATCTTAATTTTTGTATATATTAACTATTGTTATATTTATTTCTCATATTATATAAACTAATATTCATATCTTTATATTTTTATTTATTAATCTTTTTCTATAATATAATTAATTATTTTTACTTATTTAAGTTAATTCTAATATTATTTTTCTGAAATAATGTCTTATTTAGCTTAAATTTGTAAAATTTCTTTCTTATTGGCTATAAAAAAAATGTATTTTTAATTGATTGTAATAATTAATTATTCTGGGTCTGACCTCAATATAACCCTAATTTTACTGTCTATTTTTGTACATTTGTCTTAAAAGTTACGAATTAAAAAAACATTTCTTTTCAAATGCTCTTAGATAATAGAGATTTCATATGGGAGGGATATATATCATCATGAAGACTTTTAGACAACAGCTATTGGAAGACCCTGAATTCCAGAACTACCTGTTGCAGAGACCGAACCTGACGGAGAGCAGCCTGCAGTCATACCTCAATGCCGCCACCAACTTCGTGAGGTTCACAGGGGAGCCGTTCTACAAGACCGTGCATGAGCTCAGAAGCCAGCAGAACGATAGGATTGAGAACAACATCATCATAAGGTTCAACCCGAACCAGTCAAGGATAAACATCATGCAGTTTGAGTTCATAGAATACCTCAAGGGAAGGGGCTGCACCGAGGTGAGCATAGACTCCTATGTCAGGTACATGAGGACCATACTGAGCACCTTGGGAATCATACTGCCCAAGTCTCCGAAGCTGGACGACACTCCACAGGACTGGTATCTCCTGACAAAGGACGACATAAAGTATGTCCTCGACACAGCAAATCTGCAGTACAAGGCGGTCATCAATTTCGCTGCCGTTACAGGACTGAGAGTGAGGGACATGAGGTCATTGACCATCAAGGACTTCATGACTGCGACCGAGGAGTACCATGGCTGCACGGAGGTCGAGGACTTCCTGGATTCAGCACCTGACGGGATGATAGGCTTCTGGGAGCTTTTCCCTCAAAAGACCAGAAAGTTCAGGCTTCCCTGCAAGGTGTGCAACACCCCTGAAAGCAGCGACCTTTTGCTTTTCTCATTGAATGAGCGTGTGAAGTACTTTGAATGGAAGAACGAGAAGGACGGCACTGACCTGAAGATCACCAAGAATGACCCTCTCTTTGCAAGCCGCCAAAGGAAGTACAAGAACTTCATAGCGCCCAACAGCATAAGCTGGACCCTGTCCCAATACAGCGAGAAGCTGAGCGCCGAGAGGGAAAGGGTCTTCAAGTACAAGCTGGAGCATGGCGAGATCAGTCAGGAGACCTATGACGAAAGCGTTGCGACAATCCCCAAGTTCCATGCGCATGGGCTCAGGAAGTTCTTCATCTCAACATTGGCTAAGAACCGTGTGGATGCAAGGATAAGCGCACTTATGGAAGGGCACAAGGCTCCGCTGGTAACGGATAGCCACTACATCAACAACGATTACCTGAAGGAGACAATCAAGGAGGAGTACATGAGGTGCATTCCTGACTTGAGCTTCGAGAATGTTGAGGTCCGTTTCCTTACAAGCGAGGAAAGGAAATCCTTGCAGCAGAAGATAGATGAGCTTCAGGAAGAGAACGAGAACATGAAGAAGGACATGGAGAAGTACATTGACGATGCCGTCCATGAGAAGATGAAGGACGCCTTCGAGAACTGGCTGAACATTCAGGACTCAAAATGAATTTTCGATTTTGGAGAATAATGAAATTATTCTTCTTTTTTTACTTTTTTTAATAAAAACCACAAGCATATCTACATACATCAATTCCTTTTCACTGATTCCAACACTACT
Encoded here:
- a CDS encoding ABC transporter substrate-binding protein, producing MEKKTTIILVILIALIACGVGITLFASPSSISTDGNTTITDMANRTVNISSSVDRVVATSPPMTTIVYMLAPEKLVGVNFQWTDEELKYVPDQYKDKFPVIGGWFGSQDGNYEEFIASEPNLVIEGIDEGMGVDLSTVEERQEKFGSLPVVAVTDNTNVTKIDNTIEFLGKLLGAEDKANELIAFNDKYLSQVQSTASSIPDSEKKSVYYASGEDGLSTYASGASHGQLISLVGGKNVADTEVKDSGSELTVSIEQVMSWNPDVIIATDEDFYNKVYNDSKWASVKAVKDHRVYLSPQSPFKWFDRPPGANIIIGVPWTAKVIYPDKYSNIDMVGATKEFYSNFYHYGLSDEQAKEILTSSGLKGSDL
- a CDS encoding FecCD family ABC transporter permease, which codes for MSENSSFSVDNLVIYLLLIALPIFLFFVSFMLGRYPVAPIDVIKTILSPIFPSLAVSPELNSIVFTIRLPRIIAALLVGAALSIAGASFQGIFKNPLVSPDLLGVSMGAGFGAAIAILANAGNALIQLSAFVFGLIAVFITFSISKTYKAGGILLLVLSGTAVSAFFNALISGAKFMADPYDKLPQITYWLMGSLSAVNFDKLAMIIIPLVLGIIVVMILRWHLNVLSMGDEEAQSLGLNPSRLRLIVIIACTLVTSAAVSISGIIGWIGLVVPHMTRIIVGPDHKILIPASLSIGASFLLLIDNISRTFISIEIPIGILTAIIGVPLFLYLLRKGYSEWN
- a CDS encoding ABC transporter ATP-binding protein; the encoded protein is MTKLVEVKDVSFSYDKDSPIVFENINFSIEKGDVLCILGPNGTGKTTLIKTLNGLHKVNSGEILLNGTNIKELSFNDIAKLVGYIPQGHIPSFPFKVFDVVLMGRSPYINLTASPREEDKEIALNALKTLGIEDLKDKSYTNLSGGERQLVFLARVLAQEPDLLILDEPTNHLDFGNQIKLLEMIEQLSELGLAVIMSSHYPDHAFLAASKVAIMKDKSFIDFGTPEDVLTEENLNKAYGIDVKLVELEDDRKICVPLRTNLELVMSNYSKKYSKD
- a CDS encoding FmdE family protein, with translation MVSVEDYEEQLAKAGEFHGEICGGIAIGTKLAMYGMELMGFELNKRHKNLIVFLEIDRCMSDAVQSVTKCSMGKRSLKQMYYGKFAVTFYNMDTGEAIRVSDADANKQEKKRETRDEMIERFKRTPAEELFNVEKVHVELQPSQMPGKPHTSVFCSVCGEKVTDGRHVNRGGKPVCIPCAEGAYYELIDE
- a CDS encoding right-handed parallel beta-helix repeat-containing protein is translated as MKNKSLILISLLLLITIISIGSVVATDNEEINMDNINNIDNNEDIANIDNVDNVDNSNINNPTDIRIDNSNLNRETELDSNLNKSNQIREDELEQSNAKSNLKSSKLSSTITVDGSDENQMSNPTIQSAIDSANAGDTIIITGKSYVHCHFIVNKPLTIISEIGTSMSPCPSNTKGSGAHGIFYISPEASGTVLKGFNLTNTYGDYDDYGILIRGAENVEIINCTINTVSDGDGIRIENATNTKIADCLIKDSNIGINITGSSKTTVTNNNITNNKVTGVNVGINNNDTTIHTNNITYNQHSGIDLYSGDYVYILNNFIGHNQNSKSSSGAGIYVNSNITKVEIKGNFLKQNGQYGVLNDYRVRNMDASRGAETLEINNNNYYLGHTERITYHIEYSKYAGGPFTYDSENDLYVYVGDGNGDWDIGKTVVYLGYAFYRDETVCGSTLFKAPSTTWGTEVYKLEISPISQVKKGVYSVSIVDVNGIVASDISSIYVTFYLNKNNTDAEPQSGDIYKTVLMENGTATVNLTDKEFKESGNKITACFPGLYNVYTINPYATFDVNDSDIPGSYRNTTINATDMSLVPNSGNKITARLTDENGNPVAGESLQFKISGISTTYTRTTDENGEANLKVSLSNPKTYTVNINFKGSENYNKSSKTIKLTVKKQTPKIESSNIDLLPKSGENFTVTLKDANNKAIANKEISFTLGKKTYTRTTDENGQASLKINLANTGKYTITTKSEKTSQYNEVSKSNTITIKTGANKVNIESSDKTYIPKSGENFTVTLKDANSNPIASKEISFTLGKKTYTRTTNENGQASLKINLANTKKYPITTKYAGDDTYSSASAENTITIAKAAAELTTYNRTYINKSGQMFSAKLTDKNNIPLENEKISFTIGKKTYNRTTDADGLAYLTINLAYDKNISTKFLGNDQYNAKTNTNSITITDEIETAYIDKGLKNDEIQRIIDEIKPNYDVKFLGDSYDDVNLNINKTLLIYTDVNTTLNGKSASPVFNLRGGNIGVSFFNINVNSTDGEGYGIILNNTKEAVIDGNTISNILDSSKMTDYNNGSTILPGHGIEILNSKATLIEQNNIDHFESGIYMEYSDDAVIRENTITENNYGIKYGFGNSNTQIYNNTIIDNIGWYTEEVPEGPRGYGAFLNNSATNITITDNNISNNYMGISVDANKSTGIVITRNLIADNSLEGIRFNEGYDLAENAIEPVVTDNAIYRNAEGPSLMILGEMSANPNGIYGAGQWDDSMKLKIDPNWYGVNNLRTWDYETGIVGVGTMCPRIKSTTIKFNTLEYENGTYKINFYKNGTFAINLAKFDIYATINRNTDKKAEVHFYVENGTGTFSFDKSNYLDSNNTIEISVGSLINVVDRIYSVVYAYDVPDSEIPN
- a CDS encoding tyrosine-type recombinase/integrase translates to MGGIYIIMKTFRQQLLEDPEFQNYLLQRPNLTESSLQSYLNAATNFVRFTGEPFYKTVHELRSQQNDRIENNIIIRFNPNQSRINIMQFEFIEYLKGRGCTEVSIDSYVRYMRTILSTLGIILPKSPKLDDTPQDWYLLTKDDIKYVLDTANLQYKAVINFAAVTGLRVRDMRSLTIKDFMTATEEYHGCTEVEDFLDSAPDGMIGFWELFPQKTRKFRLPCKVCNTPESSDLLLFSLNERVKYFEWKNEKDGTDLKITKNDPLFASRQRKYKNFIAPNSISWTLSQYSEKLSAERERVFKYKLEHGEISQETYDESVATIPKFHAHGLRKFFISTLAKNRVDARISALMEGHKAPLVTDSHYINNDYLKETIKEEYMRCIPDLSFENVEVRFLTSEERKSLQQKIDELQEENENMKKDMEKYIDDAVHEKMKDAFENWLNIQDSK